A single window of Rhodococcus jostii RHA1 DNA harbors:
- a CDS encoding GcvT family protein, with amino-acid sequence MGSPRVVIIGAGIVGANLADELTARGWDRITVLDQGPLPLTGGSTSHAPGLVFQTNASKTMTEFARYTVEKFVGLDVDGAWCFNQLGGLEVATTPERLADLHRKQGWATSWGIEGAVLDPAECAKLHPLLDEKRVLGGLYVETDGLAKASRVVVALARRAEARGAVFQGSTKVIGIEQSGGKVTGVATADGVIPADIVVSCAGFWGPDIGAMVGMDVPLLPLAHQYAKTEQIPELVGRNTELAEAGFPILRHQDQDLYFREHVDRLGIGTYAHRPMPVNLRDLDESDDVSASDMPSMLPFTEEDFAPSWEQSKLLLPCLESAKLDAGFNGVFSFTPDGGPLIGESPDVAGFWIAEAVWVTHSAGVGRAVAQLLVDGRSEVELHGCDVHRFEEIQLAPDYVSETSQQNFVEIYDVLHPLQPKESPRDLRVSPFHARQKELGAVFLESSGWERPHWFESNAHLVQDLPAEWQPPAREPWAAMFHSPIAAAEAWKTRTSVAMYDMTPLKRLEISGAGALALLDRLTTGKMDKSVGSVTYTLALDDAGGVRSDLTVTRLSDTVFQVGANGNLDLDYFRRQSPDDGSVQIRDVTGGTCGIGLWGPRARDLVQALSSDDFTNENFKYFRAKQVRIGGVPVMAMRLSYVGELGWELYTSADNGLRLWDLLWAEGQKYDVIAAGRAAFNSLRMEKGYRSWGSDMTTEHNPYEAGLGFAVRLQKGDFRGRDALDGVSDETVERRLACLMIDDRTSVVLGHEPVFVDGQPAGYVTSAAFGHTVGAPIAYAWLPANATVDTPVEIEYFGRRIPATVVAEPLVDPEMKKIRS; translated from the coding sequence ATGGGGTCACCGCGCGTAGTGATCATCGGAGCCGGCATCGTCGGCGCGAATCTGGCCGACGAGCTCACCGCTCGCGGTTGGGATCGGATCACGGTTCTCGATCAGGGACCGTTGCCGCTCACCGGAGGCTCCACGTCACACGCACCGGGCCTGGTGTTCCAGACGAACGCGTCCAAGACGATGACCGAGTTCGCCCGGTACACGGTCGAGAAGTTCGTCGGGCTCGACGTGGACGGCGCATGGTGCTTCAACCAACTCGGCGGGCTCGAGGTGGCCACCACCCCCGAGCGTCTCGCCGATCTGCACCGCAAGCAGGGCTGGGCCACGTCCTGGGGCATCGAGGGCGCCGTCCTCGACCCGGCCGAGTGTGCGAAGCTGCACCCGCTGCTGGACGAGAAGCGCGTACTCGGTGGGCTGTACGTGGAGACGGACGGTCTCGCGAAGGCGTCCCGAGTCGTCGTCGCGCTGGCCCGGCGCGCCGAGGCCCGCGGTGCCGTGTTCCAGGGTTCGACGAAGGTGATCGGCATCGAGCAGAGCGGCGGCAAAGTGACCGGCGTCGCCACCGCGGACGGGGTGATCCCCGCCGACATCGTGGTGTCCTGCGCGGGCTTCTGGGGTCCTGACATCGGCGCGATGGTGGGTATGGACGTCCCGCTGCTGCCCCTGGCGCACCAGTACGCGAAGACCGAGCAGATTCCCGAACTCGTCGGACGCAACACCGAACTCGCCGAGGCCGGCTTTCCGATCCTGCGTCACCAGGACCAGGATCTGTACTTCCGTGAGCACGTCGACCGTCTCGGCATCGGCACCTACGCCCACCGCCCGATGCCCGTGAACCTGCGCGACCTCGACGAGAGCGACGACGTGTCCGCGTCCGACATGCCGTCGATGCTGCCGTTCACCGAAGAGGACTTCGCGCCGTCGTGGGAGCAGAGCAAGTTGCTGCTACCGTGCCTCGAATCCGCGAAACTGGACGCCGGTTTCAACGGTGTCTTCTCGTTCACTCCCGACGGCGGACCGCTCATCGGCGAGTCCCCGGACGTCGCCGGGTTCTGGATCGCCGAGGCGGTGTGGGTGACGCACTCCGCCGGTGTCGGACGGGCCGTCGCGCAACTGCTCGTCGACGGCCGCTCCGAGGTCGAACTGCACGGCTGCGACGTGCACCGCTTCGAGGAGATCCAGCTCGCGCCCGACTATGTCAGCGAGACGTCGCAGCAGAACTTCGTCGAGATCTACGACGTGCTGCACCCGCTGCAGCCCAAGGAGTCTCCCCGCGACTTGCGGGTCAGCCCGTTCCATGCTCGACAGAAGGAGCTCGGCGCCGTGTTCCTGGAGAGCTCCGGCTGGGAGCGCCCGCACTGGTTCGAGTCCAACGCCCATCTGGTGCAGGACCTTCCGGCCGAATGGCAGCCGCCGGCCCGGGAGCCGTGGGCGGCGATGTTCCACTCCCCCATCGCCGCGGCCGAGGCCTGGAAGACCCGAACCTCGGTGGCGATGTACGACATGACACCGCTGAAGCGCCTCGAGATCAGCGGCGCAGGCGCACTGGCCCTGCTCGACCGGCTGACGACCGGCAAGATGGACAAGTCCGTCGGGTCCGTCACCTACACGCTCGCGCTCGACGACGCCGGTGGCGTCCGCAGCGACCTCACCGTCACTCGACTGTCCGACACCGTCTTCCAGGTCGGCGCCAACGGCAACCTCGATCTCGACTACTTCCGCCGCCAGTCCCCGGACGACGGCAGTGTGCAGATCCGGGACGTCACCGGCGGCACGTGCGGGATCGGGTTGTGGGGTCCGCGCGCCCGGGATCTGGTGCAGGCGTTGAGCTCCGACGACTTCACGAACGAGAACTTCAAGTACTTCCGGGCGAAGCAGGTCCGCATCGGCGGTGTTCCCGTCATGGCGATGCGTCTGTCGTACGTCGGCGAACTCGGCTGGGAGCTGTACACGTCCGCCGACAACGGTCTGCGCCTGTGGGATCTGTTGTGGGCGGAGGGGCAGAAGTACGATGTGATCGCCGCCGGCCGGGCCGCGTTCAACAGCCTGCGGATGGAGAAGGGCTACCGCTCGTGGGGCAGTGACATGACCACCGAGCACAATCCCTACGAGGCCGGTCTCGGGTTCGCGGTCCGACTGCAGAAGGGCGACTTCCGTGGGCGTGACGCGCTCGACGGCGTCTCCGACGAGACGGTGGAGCGGCGCCTGGCGTGCCTCATGATCGACGACCGCACGTCGGTGGTCCTCGGCCACGAGCCGGTGTTCGTCGACGGACAGCCCGCCGGGTACGTCACGAGCGCGGCGTTCGGTCACACGGTGGGGGCGCCGATCGCCTACGCCTGGCTTCCCGCGAACGCGACCGTCGACACCCCGGTGGAGATCGAGTACTTCGGACGCCGCATCCCCGCCACGGTCGTGGCGGAGCCGCTCGTCGACCCCGAGATGAAGAAGATCCGATCATGA
- a CDS encoding GntR family transcriptional regulator encodes MSLAHSSVADTASNGGTNADRAYEIVRERLVMLDIRPGEPINDDRLAEELGFGRTPVREALKRLERERLVVAYPRRGTFATAVDMTDLADISEIRKQLEPTAAARAARTASPDARARLTALADEIAEIDDSEDPREVLRKDVRVHREIYRASGNPHLEDILVSLDAHATRIWCLFLDRLPDVASHVREHVALLRAIVDGDESTASSLTLAHVAGFEKAIRDLL; translated from the coding sequence ATGAGCCTGGCGCATTCATCGGTCGCGGACACGGCATCGAACGGCGGCACCAACGCCGACCGTGCGTACGAGATCGTGCGCGAACGCCTGGTCATGCTGGACATCCGGCCCGGCGAGCCGATCAACGACGACCGACTCGCCGAGGAACTCGGATTCGGCCGGACACCGGTGCGGGAAGCGCTCAAGCGCCTCGAGCGGGAACGCCTCGTCGTCGCCTACCCGCGTCGTGGCACGTTCGCCACCGCCGTCGACATGACCGATCTCGCCGACATCTCCGAGATCCGCAAGCAACTCGAACCGACCGCGGCGGCCCGGGCGGCCCGGACCGCCTCCCCGGACGCGCGAGCCCGGCTGACCGCGCTCGCCGACGAGATCGCCGAGATAGACGACAGCGAAGACCCACGCGAAGTCCTGCGCAAGGACGTCCGCGTCCACCGCGAGATCTACCGAGCGTCCGGGAACCCTCACCTCGAGGACATCCTCGTCAGCCTCGACGCACACGCCACCCGCATCTGGTGCCTCTTCCTCGACCGGCTGCCCGACGTCGCGAGCCACGTCCGCGAGCACGTCGCCCTGCTCCGGGCCATCGTCGACGGCGACGAGAGCACCGCCTCGTCCCTCACCCTCGCCCACGTCGCGGGTTTCGAGAAGGCCATCCGCGACCTGCTGTAG
- the purU gene encoding formyltetrahydrofolate deformylase, whose product MTQTFTLTLSCAQRPGIVHAVSSFLFEQNCDIAEHQQFDDTRSDAFFLRTSFVSAEDVDIERLTAEFGSVAAKFGMTFNFNGTDLPRVIVMVSKMGHCLNDLIFRWRAGNLGAELVAVVSNHEVLRPMAEAAGLPFVHVPVTPATKPQAEARLLELVEEYDADLVVLARYMQVLSDDACRALRGRAINIHHSFLPGFKGAKPYHQAFDRGVKQVGATAHYVTPDLDEGPIIEQEVIRIDHSFDPARLATVGQDAEALALSRAVRWHCENRVLLHGHRTVVFS is encoded by the coding sequence ATGACCCAGACCTTCACCCTGACGCTCAGCTGCGCTCAGCGTCCCGGGATCGTTCACGCAGTCAGCTCCTTCCTCTTCGAGCAGAACTGCGATATCGCCGAGCATCAGCAGTTCGACGACACCCGAAGCGACGCGTTCTTCCTCCGCACGTCGTTCGTGTCGGCAGAAGATGTCGACATCGAACGCCTCACAGCGGAATTCGGGAGCGTCGCCGCGAAATTCGGCATGACGTTCAACTTCAACGGCACCGACCTGCCCCGGGTGATCGTGATGGTCTCCAAGATGGGTCACTGCCTCAACGACCTCATCTTCCGCTGGCGAGCGGGCAACCTCGGCGCCGAACTCGTCGCCGTCGTCTCCAATCACGAGGTGCTGCGCCCCATGGCCGAGGCCGCCGGGCTGCCGTTCGTCCACGTCCCCGTCACCCCGGCCACCAAGCCGCAGGCCGAAGCCCGGCTGCTCGAACTCGTCGAGGAATACGACGCGGACCTCGTGGTCCTCGCCCGGTACATGCAGGTGCTGTCGGACGACGCGTGCCGCGCGCTACGGGGACGGGCCATCAACATCCACCACTCGTTCCTGCCCGGATTCAAGGGCGCCAAGCCCTACCACCAGGCATTCGATCGCGGCGTCAAGCAGGTCGGGGCCACCGCCCACTACGTGACACCCGATCTGGACGAGGGGCCCATCATCGAGCAGGAAGTCATCCGCATCGACCACTCCTTCGACCCGGCTCGACTCGCCACGGTCGGGCAGGACGCCGAGGCCCTCGCGCTGTCGCGGGCCGTGCGCTGGCACTGCGAGAACCGCGTCCTGCTGCACGGTCATCGGACGGTTGTCTTCAGCTGA
- a CDS encoding bifunctional 5,10-methylenetetrahydrofolate dehydrogenase/5,10-methenyltetrahydrofolate cyclohydrolase produces MTRSLGGAELATSIRNDASVAAAALNDLGTRPKLAVVQATDDESTAWYVRSIASAAKRTGILCDIVDLGAAASTEQIRSTLVELGHDPDVHGIILQTPLPDGTDLDALREAINPAKDVDGANPVSLGRLVARLPAFAPATAQAVIALLDHHGISPHARTATVVGRSTVVGSPVAHLLVQRNATVTVCHRHTTDLAAGTRDADILVVAVGIPGLITADHVADGAVVIDVGTTATADGQLLGDVDAAAVDGRAGALTPVPGGVGPVTTALLLNHTVDAAGTQYAQTRSESVLAGFRSSV; encoded by the coding sequence ATGACCAGAAGCCTCGGTGGCGCCGAACTCGCCACCTCCATCCGCAACGACGCATCCGTCGCCGCCGCAGCACTCAACGACCTCGGTACCCGGCCCAAGCTGGCGGTCGTGCAGGCCACCGACGACGAATCGACCGCCTGGTACGTGCGGTCCATCGCGTCGGCCGCGAAGCGCACCGGAATCCTGTGCGACATCGTCGATCTCGGCGCCGCGGCATCGACCGAGCAGATCCGCAGCACGCTCGTCGAGCTCGGCCACGACCCGGACGTCCACGGCATCATCCTGCAGACACCCCTGCCGGACGGAACCGACCTCGACGCCCTCCGGGAAGCGATCAACCCCGCCAAGGACGTCGACGGCGCGAACCCGGTCAGCCTCGGCCGTCTCGTCGCGCGTCTGCCCGCGTTCGCGCCCGCCACCGCACAGGCCGTGATCGCCCTCCTCGATCACCACGGAATCTCCCCGCACGCCAGGACGGCCACGGTGGTCGGCAGATCGACGGTCGTCGGAAGTCCCGTCGCGCATCTGCTCGTGCAGCGCAACGCGACGGTCACCGTCTGCCACCGGCACACCACCGACCTGGCCGCCGGCACCCGTGACGCCGACATCCTCGTCGTCGCGGTCGGCATCCCCGGACTGATCACGGCCGACCACGTCGCCGACGGCGCCGTCGTCATCGATGTCGGGACCACCGCGACCGCGGACGGCCAACTCCTCGGTGACGTCGACGCCGCGGCCGTCGACGGTCGGGCCGGCGCGCTGACCCCGGTCCCCGGAGGGGTGGGCCCGGTGACCACCGCGTTGCTGCTCAATCACACGGTCGACGCCGCCGGGACCCAGTACGCCCAGACTCGATCGGAGTCCGTGCTCGCCGGGTTCCGCAGCAGCGTCTGA
- a CDS encoding cyclodeaminase/cyclohydrolase family protein: protein MTLRDDTIAGFLDSLADRTPAPGGGATGALHLGQAAALVSMVARYTTGKRYADHGMLVERICASADAFREKALQFADDDMAAFTAVIDAYRLPQDTDDESDARTSAIATALAGAAAVPAEVVVAAGDVVALADVLLPVANRTVVSDVAAAAEAARAAATTARVNIEVNLPGITDADTRRALTECLSGVDAIVERADAVTTRVRKQLTS, encoded by the coding sequence ATGACCCTCCGAGACGACACGATCGCCGGATTCCTGGACTCGCTCGCCGATCGAACTCCCGCGCCCGGTGGCGGCGCGACCGGCGCGCTCCACCTCGGCCAGGCAGCCGCACTGGTCTCGATGGTCGCCCGCTACACCACCGGCAAGAGGTACGCCGACCACGGGATGCTCGTCGAACGCATCTGCGCGTCCGCAGATGCGTTCCGCGAGAAGGCACTGCAGTTCGCCGACGACGACATGGCGGCATTCACGGCCGTCATCGACGCCTACCGGCTCCCCCAGGACACGGACGACGAATCCGATGCCCGCACGTCGGCGATCGCGACCGCCCTCGCCGGCGCGGCCGCGGTCCCCGCCGAGGTGGTGGTCGCGGCAGGCGACGTCGTCGCACTCGCCGACGTCCTGCTGCCGGTGGCGAACCGCACCGTCGTCAGCGACGTCGCGGCCGCCGCCGAGGCTGCCCGCGCAGCCGCCACCACCGCCCGGGTCAACATCGAGGTGAACCTGCCGGGTATCACCGATGCGGACACCCGCCGGGCCCTCACCGAATGCCTGTCCGGCGTCGACGCGATCGTCGAGCGTGCCGACGCCGTCACGACACGAGTACGAAAGCAGCTGACTTCATGA